One Dietzia sp. JS16-p6b genomic window carries:
- a CDS encoding 3-isopropylmalate dehydrogenase: MKLAVIPGDGIGVEVTAEAIRVLDALVPGVEKTEYDLGARRYLRTGETLTDADVESLKSHDAILLGAIGDPRSVPAGVLERGMLLPLRFALDHHVNLRPSRLYPGSATPLKNPGEIDFVVVREGTEGLYTGNGGAIRVGTPQEIGTETSVNTRFGVERVVRDAFGRARSRRGKLTLVHKTNVLVNAGGLWQRTVDEVAPEFADVEVDYCHIDAATIYMVTEPSRFDVIVTDNLFGDIITDLAAAVTGGIGTAASGNIDASGTNPSMFEPVHGSAPDIAGQGKADPTAAILSVALMLRHLGKVGEADRVEAAVEADLGSCGDRPVATSEVGDRIVAAVSG, encoded by the coding sequence GACGGAGTACGACCTCGGGGCGCGACGCTATCTGCGCACCGGGGAGACGCTCACCGACGCGGATGTCGAGAGCCTGAAGAGCCACGACGCGATCCTGCTCGGCGCCATCGGGGACCCGCGCTCCGTGCCCGCCGGCGTGCTCGAACGCGGGATGCTGCTGCCCCTGCGGTTCGCGCTCGACCACCACGTCAACCTCCGCCCGTCGCGTCTGTACCCGGGCTCGGCGACCCCGCTCAAGAACCCGGGGGAGATCGACTTCGTGGTCGTCCGCGAGGGGACCGAAGGGCTCTACACCGGCAACGGTGGTGCGATCCGGGTCGGGACGCCCCAGGAGATCGGTACCGAGACCTCGGTCAACACCCGGTTCGGCGTGGAGCGGGTGGTACGCGACGCCTTCGGCCGCGCGCGGTCCCGCCGCGGGAAGCTCACACTGGTCCACAAGACCAATGTTCTGGTCAACGCAGGCGGTCTCTGGCAGCGCACGGTCGACGAGGTGGCCCCGGAGTTCGCGGACGTCGAGGTGGACTACTGCCATATCGACGCCGCGACGATCTACATGGTGACGGAGCCCTCGCGCTTCGACGTCATCGTCACGGACAACCTCTTCGGCGACATCATCACCGATCTCGCCGCGGCCGTCACCGGGGGGATCGGCACCGCGGCGTCGGGGAACATCGATGCCTCCGGGACCAACCCGTCCATGTTCGAACCGGTGCACGGTTCCGCACCGGACATCGCAGGCCAGGGCAAGGCCGACCCCACCGCGGCCATCCTGTCCGTCGCTCTGATGTTGCGGCATCTCGGGAAGGTCGGAGAAGCCGACCGTGTGGAAGCCGCGGTCGAGGCGGACCTGGGGTCCTGTGGGGACCGGCCGGTGGCGACATCAGAGGTCGGGGACCGGATCGTGGCCGCGGTCAGCGGTTAG